One Nematostella vectensis chromosome 10, jaNemVect1.1, whole genome shotgun sequence genomic window, aaatatatattttgctaTCTACGACCCTGTCCCCAcatatccgttttcgtttgaaaacgcaacctttttgttccgttttaaaaaagatccgcgtccacacgaagcgtttAAGTTTTGATATGACTCGTCCCTACGAAAACGCAGAAACAATACGAAAACGATAGCATGCTCTACAATGCATGCGTACCCgcgcgccaagtggactggacctgagttatcacgccatctttttcgaaaggttccgttttcgtccATCCCCACGGCACCGAATgggtatcgttttcaaattgttccgttTTCGGTCATCGTTTTCGCGGTTACGTGTGGATGATACCCGTATCCTTAACAAAAAGgtcggatacgtggggacggagtctgagcctcggcatgtttttATTGGCGAAATCTCAGGCTAAACACGTGCTTTATGATACCAAAAGAGTTTATAGCGCATTACCGATCCGCTCGTATTTCCATTATTTCCCAGAATGCAGTAGCGCCCTCGGCATGCAAGATCGCCGAATCACTGACTTACAGCTAATGATATCTTCGCAATATGATAAGAACGCAAAGGCAAAGTCTGGGAGGCTACACCACGTGAGTACATTCAATGCAGACTGGGGTGCCTGGATTGCGAAATACACGGATACATCACAATGGATTAGTGTTGATTTCCAAGAGTGCATGATTGTCCGAAAGGTGGCATCTCAAGGATTGGGAAGAAAACGTTGGTTTGTCAAGAGCTACACCATCGATTACACCATGGATGAAGCAAGCTGGTCAGAGTATAAAAGTGGTGGTGTTGCAAAGGTCTGTTCGTCAGTTCTTTGAAGAATCcttaattttggaataaatcATATACGACGCAATCTCGAAAAgcgggggagagggggaatGAATGTTAATATATAAGGAATAGCAAAATTAGGTGTAACCAAAAGCAATTTGTAAACCCAAAAGATAGCAAAAGGGACATTGATCCCTAAGGGATTGCAGCTAAAACAAAACGAATTATCATTTTGGTTTATGTGTCTAATAACTTAATTAAAGACAATCCAgacgcgtacacaggggggtgcgcagaaTGCGCGCGCATCCCCCTTTGGCAGCCACGAATAACTTCTTATTTAGGAATCTTTAAATATCACTAGAATTAATCACTAGAAACATATCTTAAGAGGTTTAACAGGAATTTTGATACAATAATAGGGCTTATAGTGTTTGGATCGGGCTGGAAAATATCCTTATGGAGAGAAGATTTTCAAGGAGACCCTAAGGGGGACACTTCGGGCAAATTTAAACCTATATGGCCATACTTTCTTTTAGAGTCGGGGTCATTCAATCGAATATATCGCAAATGCCTACCGAAAGCAGTTTATTGGATAAAATAGAAATtaacaaacttctaaaccttGACTTTTTAGGTGTTTCTGGCGAACAGCGACGATTCTTCGGTGGTTACCAATGCCCTGATCCCCGCTGTTCGGGCTCGCTTCCTAAAGGTCAAGCCAACGGCCTGGGTTGACCAAATCGCCATGAGACTGGAGTTCTACGGTTGTGTGTGTTAGTCTATAATCAAAGACATTCTTGTACCTGCATAGTTTAGAGTACCCTTATTTGTGTTAATGTAATCGAAGACATTCTTGTACCTGCATAATAGTTTAGAGTACCCTTTTTTGTGCTAATGTAATCGAAGACGTTCTTGTACCTGCATAATCGTTTAGAGTACCTTTATTTGACTGAATAGGGCCTCTGTACTTTTGAATGATTATCTACCCTAAAAAGTACCATTTATCCTAGTAGATTTTGTAGTCATTCTACGAAGAATCATTTCGCACTTTGTATGCTTGAGAAGATAACCATATATAATTATATGAGTATTGCATATTAGTCTTCATCTGTTCGAGTTTTAATGACATTGCAGGGTCATAGCAGACACGAGACATTTAAGAAAACTTGGATGGGGTGGAGgggtgagggaggggggtacaACTACGCCCTTActtgtctttctttttttataaaagaaactgGTAGTAGCATTTGCATTATTATGACGAAAAACTTCGTCTCGTGATCTATCAGCTTCGtgcaggttttgttttgagtCGAGTACAAGGCTCATGGGAAAACCCTAAATTTTAATAGAAAACGCCATCCAGCGCCCTAAGCCCTGAATTGAAGAGGTAATTATCATGgtagcaccccctccccccaatggCAATGGCAGGgacggatccaggatttcccGATGTGGGGCAGTGACCCTAAAGGGCGGGGGCAATATTAAAAACTTTATCAATTTTAGCTATGATTAAGAGAGAATaagatatcttatgctcttATGCTCTCATACGTTAGTTCAGTAATTTCGATCCGAAGAGCGGAGCCCCACAACCCagccacccacccctcccccctggatCCGCCACTGAAACTCGAAAGATAATGAATTGAGATGGGAGCTTTTTCTCCATACAACCTTCGCTAggaccccccctccccccgacCCTTGCTTCATATTTCTTTTACAACCTGTACTCTTATTGCATATTGCATAtgaaaaaaaggcaaaggcGACAAAAACTTTAATGAAATCGTCGCTTGCTAGACCACCACACCGCTATATCTTATGTTATTTGTACACCTTtgttgtcttgtgtcttgaaGCAATGATCTAAACTTGAATCCGTCACGGCTAAAAGTAGGGAAAATAAAAAGTATTCTGCTATTAGTTTTGTCTCAGCCCAACCCTGcaacaatgtttctttaagACCTTGCAACTTCTCATCACACTCCGTCTCCATCTATCCTTTTGGTGCTAACACAGTCACATGAACTTCTTTCGACAATTGAAAAACTTCGATAATTCATATCACGTTCCTCCGCATCGTCATAGGGGAGGGACATCTTGAAAGAACGAAACGGCGTGTATCGCCCTATCGCGACTGGAGCCAACACTAAAGACCATCCTGGATTTTTCGTACTttaatatgaaataaaatacatcagtgcggaacattaacatttttggttatatttgagaaacaatctgattaaccaatcagagacgaGTATTACTATGCCTAGTCTTACGCGGACACGCCTCAACTCAGAGTAGGAAAACGAAATGGCGGTTCCGTCGAATCGGGAAAATCATGTTGAACGccgctttttaactctctaTGCTAGCAGTGATTCCTTCTTATCTGTTTAACAGGGATTTCACTGACTCAGTGCGTCAGATATatcctttttgtgttgtttctcatcgGCAACAGACCTCATTTGCAGGGTTATTTTTACGACTTCACCGAATCGTACTGTAATGAACGCGGAAGGGTAAGCCACTGCTAGCACGGTATAACATTGATCACCAATTATCTAGTTGTACGTTTCATCAAGTCATACAAATGCACAAAATTTCCCTGGATTTATCTTGCTTTCACACTCGGAATGAAGACACTCCAAGAAAAAATTTTAGCTGGGATATTGAAACTAAAATGAATCTTATACAGAATGGCAGCgagtctcattaaaaaaattaagctAAATGGTATACAGAATGGCCGCgagtcactgtttattgtatgcaattaaaagacactacatgaaagtattgtttaaatgtttatatttgatccTGGAATAGATAGATTTGCTATGATCAGTAAATCTCAGGGATGGCAGTCATTATACATTGCTGCAttagtttgctattactcgcaaaaaaagtccttaccacaaatgctcacattttggctttttataaATGGATTCTAGAGGGGGCACTTGTTTGAGGGACTATGTAATGTGCTTGAGGGTTGTATGTATACCTCGGTGTCAGAACCATTCCAAAAGGACTTCATTGTATTCagctctgttttcatcatgattctttttatcaaacaaaggaagttttgtgacacaaatcgTGCTTAATACACAGGTTCTAAAACCAAGttagagccattgaggatgTATTTCATTAtgtgtgcagacaaatggAAAAAAGGCATAGAGTGTAAACTAGGGTGAGGAAAAGGCAGGGTAAGGGCAAAGGGGTGGTGACTAAGGGTATGTCTAATGGGGGGTGCTGACACAGGTTGTGAAGATGAAGTAAACTTGTACCAGGTTTGATTTAAGCCTTGGAGATAATAGGAGAATGGGAGTGTAGTCATACCCTGGCTCCAAGCTTTACTAGagcagatatcatatggaaaatatatattcatatttggtgatactttAGGCCCAATTTTTTTCTCATCAGTCTATTATATGTgcaaagagtttttttttataaaaagggaattaaattaattttatttgataGGCAAGTCTGAGTATTGAAGCTCCCTTCTGAAACTATAGTGATGGTAAGAATTTATATGTTTGGGGTATAGAATTaggtttgggtatttgtttgggaggtaagtttctatgcttgctatattttatgtatagaactcaggtttaggtattttttggggggtggggcTGATTTgacaaatgcttattttagcacattgtgcccttctttttacccctcgtaccaggtttgattactaggccttggagattctaggagtatgatcgtgcagtcatagatatcatactttatggaaaataaatatttatatttggtgatacttcaggcacattttttttctcagtgcctattgcacagagtttgattgttgtctttttttataaaaatggaataaaatttatttgatTTAATAAGCAAATCTGAGAGTTGAAGCTCCCTTTTTTGGGaagattttgtatgcttgggctatagaatttaggtttgggtatttgtttgggaggtaagtttctatgcttggtatattttatgtatagaactcaggtttgagTATTTTTGAGGATGAGTAGGGGGGGCTAATATATCAAAAAGTTCTTAttgcaaatgcttattttaacatattatGCGTAcgctaaatgaaaaatatatttatattcagATATCAAACAATTTACATAAAACAACACGGCACAATAATGCTATAGCAACTACGTTGGAGTGCTAGTTTATCATAAACCAGCAAATCAGTAATAACAGAAGCTGCATAACAATGAATATCCCCGTGTGTCTGTTTGGTGAGCGCATAAGATGTGGCGTGACAACGCGCGTTACGTCCAATAGTGGTTTGAAGGGAATCATCGCTCACGGATATACCTATTCGTATAGAATAGGTatgaattctttttttttataaagataAATGTTATTTATAAAATTCAAATGAATCTCGAatttggtttttttttttttttatgcctcgGTAGAGAATAGGATTCCAGCAGGGACGACACACTTGTGAACGATTTACGATCGCCGACTGCAACTTCTCCCCGCGTGAATAACTTTATAAGATAGCTTTACCgtaaaaaaggcattttctAGGCTTGCTATCTTCGCAATTTTGAAAGCTAGGAACTCAAATCTTGTAAATGGCGTGATCATCGCGCTACTATAAATACAGTGATCGTTAGCATTGATGTTGCGTTAGCGTGTCGCGTTTTACACCTCAACTTAAACGATATTGTAATGTATGTAGCTTTAGGATTATGAAGAACATAATTGAAAAATCCATTGTTAATTTCCTGGTTCTACAATTGAATTATTGATTAACGGTATACTGTTAGTTGTTAGCAGTATACGGCTCGATAAAAAATTAAGTGATAAAATAAGAAAGTACATTAATGTAAGCGCATTCTCCTACAAGTTTATGTTTATTGCTGTTTTGGTCACTTTTTGCGATGCGACGTctcgctaacaaaacaaatcaatATTACCAAAAAAGGTAATGTACGGCACtgatgtcgttatgtcgatatgtcgctagtgtgcactaggcataaacATAGCAAAGCGAGTGATCTCCGAGCGTCTAATAAATCAACC contains:
- the LOC5513606 gene encoding neuropilin-1 — its product is MDARAAMMKTLLYILFVTVLLWQHLNAQNACGLPALYDVRNYILQGHVIRTVSMATILFCFEACAKDSACWTINFKLSSCELNSASHLSHPHDLTPNSGAYYAVVKPLTICSDAYCSTNTTCVVTANGIGYACECSSALGMQDRRITDLQLMISSQYDKNAKAKSGRLHHVSTFNADWGAWIAKYTDTSQWISVDFQECMIVRKVASQGLGRKRWFVKSYTIDYTMDEASWSEYKSGGVAKVFLANSDDSSVVTNALIPAVRARFLKVKPTAWVDQIAMRLEFYGCVC